AGGTGTACTCATAGAGGAGTATTGTGTATCAGCGTGTTACAAAAGATTCCAATTTTAAAACAGAGATATCTTGCAACTAGCAGATTATCAGCACTGCCCCAGACTACCCTAAATCAGAGAGTTACGTAATCTTATTCCTATGTGCGCGACTGCAACGGGCATGAGTGTAACGAGTATGACTGCAACAAGCATGAGTGTAACGAGTATGACTGCAACAAGCATGAGTGTAACGAGCAGCATAAAAAAGACTTTTTATCGGCATATGATTATCAGATACTTACAAAAGTTGTACTTTCCTAGGGGTGGCATCTTTTGCACCGTGCTGATTTACAGTGCCGCCTACAACTCTTTTTTTATTAGTAACTTTGCGCAATTAAGATAGAGCAATTAAAGTTTTTTTAGCATGGAAAAATTAGATAACAGGAATATAGTACAATCAGATAATGAGCAATTTGCAAATGCAAATGCAAATGCAAATGCAAGTTTGACTAACAGAACGAAGGAGAATGCGGTGTCTGGCGGAATGCGGGCGAATGCAGCAGTTGACAGCATAAAGGAGAATGCGGTGTCTGGCGGAATGCGGGAGAATGTAGTAGTTGACAGAACAAAGGAGAATGCGGCGTTTGACCATTTGCTGGAGATTATGGATACGCTGCGTGTGAAGTGTCCTTGGGATAGGGTGCAAACCATTGATTCTCTGAGGCCTCAGACTATTGAGGAGACTTATGAGCTGAGCGACTCAATTCTTAAGGGGGATTTGCATGATATGTCTAAGGAGCTGGGGGACTTGCTGTTGCATATTGTTTTTTATGCAAAGATTGGGAAAGAGAAGGGAGCTTTTGATATTTCCGATGTGATTAATCAACTTTGTAACAAGCTTATTTACAGGCATCCGCACGTTTATTCCTCTACAAAAGTTAAGAATGCCGGCGAGGTTGTTCAGAATTGGGAGCAGCTTAAGACTAAGGAGAAGGATGGAAATAAAACTGTGCTAAGTGGTGTGCCTGAGGGACTTCCAAGCGTTATCAAGGCGTATAGGATGCAGGATAAGGCGCGTGCCGTTGGGTTTGACTGGAAGAAGAAGGAGGATGTGTGGGATAAGGTTGCTGAGGAGATGGGCGAGCTCAAAGAGGCGCTGAGCGATTACTCTAATGCTCAGGCACAGGACGGTTCTAAGGCTCAGGCTAAGGGCGTATTTAAAGAGCAGGCAGAGAATGAGTTAGGGGATGTGCTGTTCTCTATTATTAATGCGGC
The window above is part of the Bacteroidales bacterium genome. Proteins encoded here:
- the mazG gene encoding nucleoside triphosphate pyrophosphohydrolase; the encoded protein is MRENVVVDRTKENAAFDHLLEIMDTLRVKCPWDRVQTIDSLRPQTIEETYELSDSILKGDLHDMSKELGDLLLHIVFYAKIGKEKGAFDISDVINQLCNKLIYRHPHVYSSTKVKNAGEVVQNWEQLKTKEKDGNKTVLSGVPEGLPSVIKAYRMQDKARAVGFDWKKKEDVWDKVAEEMGELKEALSDYSNAQAQDGSKAQAKGVFKEQAENELGDVLFSIINAARLYDLNPDSALEKTCAKFRRRFGYLEEHTIKQGKNLKDMTLEEMDKYWDEAKALEKNQINK